In Clostridium sp., one DNA window encodes the following:
- a CDS encoding BRO family protein gives MNNLVRFFQNDMFNLAVKLENGEWVFDTERVAKCLGITTVAKSGNACVRWSRVNEYLKPSTKSGGNDNSPLVAKGDFIPEPAVYKLAFKASNEVAEKFQNWLATDVLPQLRQTGKYETGNVVDFDKKLDKLKLEKEGLKLAVNILKPSKVSTIKMLKAFNESQGLSVDYLPEYVDEETGKSATELLKKFNLPYTARKFNKIMMDKGFLEERTRKSTNKQGYKRYKVLTEKGLKYGKNVISSRGTENETQPLYYESTFMELANSLSLLQEVM, from the coding sequence ATGAATAATTTGGTAAGGTTTTTTCAGAATGATATGTTCAATTTGGCTGTGAAGTTGGAAAATGGGGAATGGGTATTTGATACTGAAAGAGTTGCTAAGTGCTTAGGTATAACTACCGTTGCCAAAAGTGGCAACGCATGTGTTAGATGGTCAAGGGTAAATGAATATTTAAAGCCTTCTACCAAAAGTGGTGGAAATGATAATTCGCCACTTGTGGCGAAAGGAGATTTCATTCCAGAACCTGCGGTGTACAAGTTAGCATTTAAGGCTAGTAATGAAGTAGCAGAGAAATTCCAAAATTGGTTGGCTACAGATGTTTTACCACAATTAAGGCAAACGGGTAAATATGAAACTGGCAATGTAGTAGATTTTGATAAAAAATTGGATAAGCTAAAGCTGGAAAAAGAAGGTTTAAAACTTGCAGTAAATATATTAAAGCCAAGCAAGGTATCAACTATAAAAATGCTTAAGGCTTTCAATGAATCTCAGGGGTTATCTGTTGATTATTTACCTGAATATGTAGATGAGGAAACTGGAAAATCTGCTACAGAGTTGCTGAAAAAATTTAATTTGCCGTATACAGCACGGAAATTCAACAAAATTATGATGGACAAGGGGTTCTTAGAAGAGAGAACTAGGAAATCAACTAATAAACAAGGGTATAAAAGATATAAGGTATTAACTGAAAAAGGATTGAAATATGGTAAGAATGTTATTTCTTCACGAGGAACAGAAAATGAAACACAGCCGTTATATTATGAAAGCACCTTTATGGAATTGGCAAATTCTTTAAGCCTTCTCCAGGAGGTGATGTAA
- a CDS encoding ORF6N domain-containing protein — MEKWTNINEKQILTKEFSGKRVVTFKDVDLVHERVNGTASRNFRSNKEHFIENEDFYIINITNDEIRRQFGVKKNAGRQLILLTETGYLMLVKSFTDDLAWKVQRELVNVYFNVHHLKVEQSKLQEPYKLTKKFYNGNPVMVLKDLEFLIGTSVHTIGYILKSNNQFTIGVDYFLLEGKELKNFKKNNDVSKLIGSLIVIPKQGVDKLLNLLLLKPAGELRETFERYFELEKPVPQGKNKVPVLEQLQACKFIADDLKVGEAVKMSIYRMVCEKNGIGTAVVDKIEHRKKLDKEVKEITMKYGVYLLEHFTTHEIIDMKNQWVYDNNVKSEKVKSYMLKLFDIIIKISTKTKRTA; from the coding sequence ATGGAAAAGTGGACTAACATTAATGAAAAGCAGATTTTAACAAAAGAATTTAGTGGTAAAAGAGTAGTGACATTTAAAGACGTAGATTTAGTTCATGAAAGAGTAAATGGTACAGCAAGTAGAAATTTTAGATCTAATAAGGAACATTTTATTGAAAATGAAGACTTTTATATTATAAATATAACTAACGACGAAATTCGTCGCCAGTTCGGTGTAAAGAAAAATGCCGGAAGACAACTTATTCTATTAACAGAAACAGGGTACTTAATGTTAGTAAAATCTTTTACTGATGATTTAGCATGGAAGGTTCAAAGAGAACTAGTTAATGTTTATTTCAATGTTCATCATCTAAAAGTAGAACAATCAAAGCTTCAGGAGCCATATAAACTGACTAAGAAATTTTATAATGGCAATCCAGTAATGGTATTGAAGGACTTGGAATTCCTTATAGGAACTTCAGTTCATACTATTGGCTATATTCTTAAAAGTAATAATCAATTTACTATAGGAGTGGACTATTTTCTACTGGAAGGCAAGGAGCTTAAAAATTTCAAGAAAAATAATGATGTTTCTAAATTAATAGGTTCACTGATTGTTATTCCCAAACAAGGAGTTGATAAATTGTTGAACTTGCTGTTACTTAAACCCGCAGGGGAATTAAGAGAAACATTTGAAAGATACTTTGAGTTAGAGAAGCCAGTACCACAAGGTAAGAACAAAGTACCAGTTTTGGAACAGCTTCAAGCTTGCAAGTTTATCGCTGATGATCTTAAAGTGGGGGAGGCAGTAAAAATGTCTATATATAGGATGGTTTGTGAGAAAAATGGAATCGGCACTGCTGTTGTGGACAAGATAGAACACAGAAAAAAGCTTGATAAAGAAGTCAAAGAAATCACCATGAAATATGGAGTGTACTTACTAGAACATTTTACAACGCATGAAATAATAGACATGAAAAATCAATGGGTTTATGATAATAATGTTAAATCAGAGAAAGTTAAAAGTTATATGCTAAAATTGTTTGACATCATTATTAAAATATCAACGAAAACAAAGAGAACGGCTTAA
- a CDS encoding DUF2634 domain-containing protein, whose product MPDLFPSDVNYSDDPLEDTSGSDTEYKGSYKFDFDKGEFVKNPDGTIKKCNDIEAYKQWCQLAMLTPRGLLGYSDLFGHELNTLAGTQYSKGAVELEVKRMTMEALMVHPRTKDVTNFSFAWQNSGELYYQYTVVTVDNVSLNLNNTTKVW is encoded by the coding sequence ATGCCTGATTTATTTCCTTCTGATGTGAATTATTCTGACGATCCATTAGAAGACACATCCGGTAGTGATACTGAATACAAAGGCTCTTATAAATTTGACTTTGACAAGGGTGAGTTTGTAAAGAACCCTGACGGGACAATAAAGAAATGCAATGATATAGAGGCATATAAACAGTGGTGCCAGCTTGCAATGTTAACTCCCAGAGGGCTGCTTGGATACAGTGATCTGTTCGGGCATGAACTGAATACTCTGGCAGGCACCCAATATTCTAAGGGTGCTGTAGAACTTGAGGTTAAAAGAATGACAATGGAGGCTCTTATGGTGCATCCAAGAACCAAAGATGTTACTAATTTCAGCTTTGCATGGCAGAACAGTGGGGAGCTGTACTATCAATATACTGTTGTTACTGTAGATAATGTTTCTCTTAATTTGAACAATACTACGAAAGTGTGGTGA
- a CDS encoding XkdQ/YqbQ family protein → MNIILNEKYELKNVNEGITLQESLDSIAYSATIILLDTDELRKLNIKKKDRLRIVDIHAEKNQPTNLFDGVVWEVVRSRKNRTLTITGRERTVFMEESEDDFLLPAGQTATQRITKYAKDWNIPIASLIDTKIKLEKAQQGGQKLLDRIDADLRETAQKGGNLYKIRMLDKLNIIQLGSNKNIWKLETVADDIETTSSLESAVTRVKVLGQDKDDGKATPVIGTYSKDTDKYGTLQKILQDEKVTNATQAKAKAANMFSDGKEVIHITCNKDVNTIRSGDAIMVDGVIWYVMDITHSMNIPYTMDINTGTPLYIRRAFYNE, encoded by the coding sequence ATGAATATAATTTTGAATGAAAAATATGAACTGAAGAATGTAAATGAGGGAATAACCTTGCAGGAAAGCCTTGACAGCATTGCCTACAGTGCCACCATAATTCTTCTGGATACTGACGAATTGAGAAAACTGAACATAAAGAAAAAGGACAGGTTAAGGATAGTTGACATACATGCTGAAAAGAATCAGCCCACAAATTTATTTGATGGTGTTGTGTGGGAAGTTGTAAGAAGCAGGAAAAACAGGACACTTACAATAACGGGAAGGGAGAGGACTGTATTTATGGAAGAATCCGAAGATGATTTTCTGCTTCCTGCAGGACAGACTGCAACACAGAGGATAACAAAGTATGCCAAGGACTGGAATATACCTATAGCAAGTCTTATTGACACCAAAATAAAGCTTGAAAAGGCACAGCAGGGTGGACAAAAATTACTTGACCGTATAGATGCGGATCTTAGAGAAACTGCACAAAAAGGCGGTAACCTTTATAAAATAAGGATGCTCGACAAATTAAATATCATCCAGCTCGGCAGCAATAAAAATATATGGAAACTTGAAACTGTCGCTGATGATATTGAAACTACAAGCAGCCTTGAGAGTGCAGTTACAAGGGTCAAGGTTCTCGGCCAGGACAAGGATGATGGAAAAGCCACTCCGGTTATAGGTACTTATTCAAAAGACACCGACAAATACGGTACTCTGCAGAAAATCCTCCAGGATGAAAAAGTTACAAATGCCACCCAGGCAAAAGCCAAGGCTGCAAATATGTTTAGCGACGGTAAGGAAGTTATCCATATAACCTGCAACAAGGATGTAAATACCATAAGATCCGGTGATGCAATAATGGTGGATGGCGTTATATGGTATGTCATGGATATTACCCACAGCATGAATATACCTTATACAATGGACATAAATACAGGCACGCCACTGTATATAAGGAGGGCTTTTTACAATGAATAG
- a CDS encoding baseplate J/gp47 family protein, giving the protein MDDLQIPDFLNEDADTIHERMLEKAPKDINTIEGDFFWNNTRPVAEEIAATKQLQLAQILRLAFVQYSSKPYLDLIGGPLGITGNAATSSHDTLKIEGVPGTVLQKGKVAGTPSSDDVESIEFEFQETKTIDDTGVVDIEVQCTQPGTIGNVKAGSVTLMITPINGIKSVTNEKNFTNGTDEEDDEHYRQRILEQMQAPATSGNKTQYKIWAKEVDGVGDAKVFPLWNGNGTVKVVIVNANKRAADQALVQEVKDYIDPQPEAHGEGQAPIGATLTVVSATEKAIDVTAKVVLAGGYTIQQVQDNFNTNMQKYLSDQAFNSTYISYAKVGGILLSTGGIVDYNSLTLNGGTVNVALTDEEIPVAGTISLGV; this is encoded by the coding sequence ATGGATGATTTACAAATACCTGATTTTTTAAATGAAGATGCGGATACAATACATGAAAGAATGCTTGAAAAAGCGCCCAAAGATATAAATACTATCGAGGGAGATTTTTTCTGGAACAATACAAGGCCTGTAGCCGAAGAAATAGCAGCAACAAAACAACTTCAGCTTGCACAAATACTGAGACTTGCATTTGTACAGTACAGCAGTAAGCCATATCTTGATTTGATAGGAGGACCTCTTGGCATTACAGGAAATGCTGCTACCAGTTCACATGATACTCTAAAAATTGAAGGAGTACCGGGAACTGTGCTTCAAAAGGGCAAAGTTGCGGGAACGCCAAGCAGTGATGATGTAGAAAGTATAGAATTTGAGTTTCAAGAGACAAAAACCATAGATGATACTGGGGTAGTTGATATAGAGGTACAGTGTACGCAGCCGGGTACTATAGGAAATGTTAAGGCTGGCAGTGTAACACTTATGATAACTCCTATTAATGGAATTAAGAGTGTGACCAATGAGAAAAATTTTACAAATGGTACTGATGAGGAAGATGATGAACATTATAGACAGAGAATTTTAGAACAGATGCAAGCACCTGCAACTAGTGGAAATAAGACACAGTATAAAATATGGGCCAAGGAAGTTGATGGAGTTGGAGATGCAAAAGTATTCCCACTCTGGAATGGAAATGGAACTGTGAAAGTAGTAATTGTGAATGCAAATAAGAGGGCAGCAGACCAGGCATTAGTTCAAGAAGTTAAAGACTATATAGATCCACAGCCTGAAGCACACGGAGAAGGGCAGGCACCAATTGGGGCAACCTTGACAGTCGTATCCGCCACAGAAAAGGCAATAGATGTAACTGCCAAAGTAGTTCTTGCAGGTGGTTATACAATACAACAAGTGCAGGATAATTTTAATACAAACATGCAAAAATATTTGAGTGATCAGGCTTTTAACTCCACCTATATAAGTTATGCCAAAGTTGGAGGTATTCTATTAAGCACAGGTGGAATTGTGGATTATAATAGTTTAACTTTAAATGGTGGAACTGTAAATGTGGCACTGACAGATGAGGAAATACCTGTTGCCGGCACTATAAGTTTAGGGGTGTGA
- a CDS encoding helix-turn-helix domain-containing protein: protein MEVKIARIRKGLTQKQLREKVNISPNKLVQIEHGNYSSVTFEQMKKIAKALGTDAVKLFFNNDSRKEN from the coding sequence ATGGAAGTAAAAATAGCTAGGATAAGAAAAGGGCTTACGCAAAAACAGTTAAGAGAAAAAGTAAATATTTCTCCAAACAAATTAGTTCAAATTGAACATGGTAATTATTCTAGTGTTACTTTTGAGCAAATGAAAAAAATTGCAAAGGCACTCGGGACAGATGCAGTAAAATTATTTTTCAATAATGATAGTCGTAAAGAAAATTAA
- a CDS encoding tetratricopeptide repeat protein, protein MFKKISIIIGTLLISLAFVGCAPKGDPSQVLNDYYDNIKNGDAKAAYNTLADASKKNFKKDDFVKWVNAQSEVYTFKGAKLDKGNEYKDKKLDGIVYKNAVEFNVVDTSHDNYNDKNTTAKYKRYVVNDNGKWKVYREKENGKDVLAGSVIDLASMYAEGKGKSIDLNQAASILNESVKTNPNYSPTYYALSSVYCNLERYDESINAANKYLNNVKDEKNKSDTYNILGIDYKGKKDYAKAKKYFSQAIQLNPNNQYAKTNLQQLSQEEELNSLFQN, encoded by the coding sequence GGCACGTTATTAATATCACTTGCTTTTGTTGGGTGCGCTCCAAAGGGTGATCCGTCACAAGTATTGAATGATTATTATGATAATATAAAAAATGGAGACGCTAAAGCAGCCTATAATACTTTAGCAGATGCAAGCAAAAAGAATTTTAAAAAGGATGATTTTGTTAAGTGGGTTAATGCTCAAAGTGAAGTGTATACTTTTAAAGGTGCAAAACTAGATAAAGGCAATGAATATAAAGATAAAAAGCTAGATGGTATTGTATATAAAAATGCGGTTGAATTTAACGTAGTGGATACTAGCCATGATAATTATAATGATAAAAATACAACAGCAAAATATAAAAGATATGTTGTAAATGATAATGGAAAGTGGAAAGTATACAGAGAGAAAGAAAATGGTAAAGATGTATTAGCAGGTTCCGTGATTGATTTAGCTTCAATGTATGCAGAAGGCAAAGGAAAGAGTATAGATTTAAACCAAGCTGCATCCATACTAAACGAATCAGTTAAGACAAATCCTAATTATAGTCCGACTTATTATGCGTTATCATCTGTTTATTGTAATTTAGAGAGATATGACGAATCAATTAATGCTGCGAATAAGTATTTAAATAATGTAAAAGATGAAAAAAATAAATCAGATACGTATAATATCTTAGGGATAGATTATAAAGGTAAAAAAGATTATGCAAAGGCAAAAAAATACTTCAGCCAAGCTATACAACTAAATCCCAATAATCAATATGCTAAAACTAACTTGCAACAGTTAAGTCAGGAAGAAGAACTTAACAGTTTATTTCAAAACTGA
- a CDS encoding LysM peptidoglycan-binding domain-containing protein, whose amino-acid sequence MNSTALTEAVKLLNEFTTMIVPNYDVYLTNTADNDTFHFPVNPFNYSMDHDKKYNTVEIVDVGETDVPDKGTKIQKISFDTIFPREYDSYCRYQDIPSPKSVMEKLKKWQEQAQPLRLIIDGVGLNELVIIDAMPEKEEPGEIGDKYITMNFRTYKEVKVELYNPKANSSTLKNNRTPTATTKGTYVVKKGDNLWNIAKKYYGNGAKWTTIYTKNKSVVGSNENFILPGQKLVIP is encoded by the coding sequence ATGAATTCTACAGCACTTACGGAGGCCGTCAAGTTGCTAAATGAATTTACAACCATGATTGTACCTAATTATGATGTCTACCTTACGAATACAGCAGACAATGACACTTTCCATTTCCCTGTGAATCCATTCAACTATTCCATGGACCACGATAAAAAATATAACACCGTTGAAATAGTTGATGTAGGAGAGACTGATGTACCGGACAAAGGGACAAAAATACAGAAGATATCTTTTGATACCATATTCCCAAGAGAGTATGATTCCTACTGCAGGTATCAAGATATTCCGAGTCCCAAAAGTGTTATGGAGAAATTGAAGAAATGGCAGGAACAAGCACAGCCACTTAGATTAATTATCGACGGTGTGGGGCTGAATGAATTGGTCATAATCGACGCCATGCCGGAAAAAGAGGAACCTGGAGAAATAGGTGACAAATATATAACCATGAACTTCAGGACCTACAAGGAAGTTAAGGTTGAATTATATAATCCAAAAGCCAATTCTTCTACACTAAAAAATAACAGAACTCCAACAGCTACCACAAAAGGTACTTATGTTGTAAAAAAAGGTGACAATCTCTGGAACATAGCAAAGAAATATTATGGTAATGGAGCAAAATGGACAACTATATATACTAAAAATAAATCTGTTGTAGGCTCAAATGAAAACTTTATACTTCCTGGACAAAAGTTGGTGATACCATGA
- a CDS encoding helix-turn-helix domain-containing protein yields the protein MDIGTKIKKIRESKNLTQKQLAEKIGVTPVTITRYENNNRKPSIETLNKMAKALNVTINDLAGERDTITKKVLKHLISNGTSLEQISKDTNISINRLNSLLKNTNDASYDEIQRIAKSIGYTDEQIAKWIALDTFTTVIYNNKDANNYQAQFLKKFFLNEKISKEDLTLALLDDDKDFINQFYPYINTKKDEEYIQIPGGFFAKSTILHPGAFYEAIATICYYTNKDFTKLNLSDDEFKNLGEKLKSLVEFELFKISKNRDN from the coding sequence ATGGATATTGGTACAAAAATAAAAAAAATAAGAGAATCCAAAAATTTAACGCAAAAACAGTTAGCCGAAAAAATTGGGGTTACTCCTGTCACTATAACTAGATATGAAAATAATAATAGAAAACCTAGCATAGAGACATTAAATAAAATGGCTAAAGCACTTAATGTTACTATTAATGACTTAGCTGGAGAAAGAGACACTATTACTAAAAAAGTTTTAAAACATCTTATATCAAATGGTACCAGTTTAGAACAAATATCTAAAGATACAAACATTTCTATAAATAGATTAAACTCATTACTTAAAAATACCAACGATGCAAGTTATGACGAAATCCAAAGAATAGCTAAATCTATTGGTTATACAGATGAACAAATTGCTAAATGGATTGCCTTAGATACTTTTACAACAGTTATATATAACAATAAAGATGCAAATAATTATCAAGCTCAATTTTTAAAAAAATTTTTTTTAAATGAAAAAATCTCAAAAGAAGATTTAACATTGGCGTTGTTAGATGATGATAAAGATTTTATTAATCAGTTCTATCCATATATAAACACTAAAAAGGATGAAGAATATATCCAAATACCAGGAGGCTTTTTTGCAAAATCTACAATCTTACATCCAGGTGCATTTTATGAGGCAATTGCTACTATCTGCTATTACACAAACAAAGACTTTACAAAATTAAACTTGTCTGATGATGAATTTAAAAATTTAGGTGAAAAATTAAAAAGCTTAGTTGAATTTGAACTATTTAAAATATCTAAAAATAGAGACAACTAA